A genomic segment from Phragmites australis chromosome 6, lpPhrAust1.1, whole genome shotgun sequence encodes:
- the LOC133921376 gene encoding uncharacterized protein LOC133921376, whose protein sequence is MHLSANEGIEGVRFAVTGGQGFVGAALCLELLRRGAREVRSLDLRAASPWSQQLLNAGARLFQGDVRKKDDVGRAFHGVDCVFHLASYGMSGKEMVQAGRADEVNINGTCNVLDACHEHGVRRLVYVSTYNVVFGGEPIVNGNEALPYFPIEDHVDAYGRSKSVAEQLVLRSNGRPSKGNKSTCLYTCAIRPAAIYGPGEERHLPRILSLAKLGLAFFKIGGSDVKTDWVYIDNLVLALILASMGLLDDIPDRKGTPVAAGQAYFICDGSPVNTFEFIINPLFQSLDYTVPQVTLDTSVALAISRICLFMSTLFYPWLDSKWIPPPLILPAEVYKVGVTHYFSFLKAREELGYVCMVSPREGLAATISYWQERKRRELDGPTIFTWLAVTLGMLAVFSAACLPPVGLLKWILDIHLFVFRSMLVIRLVFAGAVALHFGEAVYAWFLAKKVDPRNATGWFWQTFALGIFSLRYLLKRARG, encoded by the exons ATGCATCTGAGCGCGAACGAGGGGATCGAGGGCGTGCGGTTCGCGGTGACGGGCGGGCAGGGCTTCGTCGGCGCCGCCCTCTGCCTCGAGCTGCTCCGCCGCGGCGCCCGCGAGGTCCGATCCCTCGacctccgcgccgcctccccctgGTCCCAGCAGCTCCTCAACGCCGGGGCCCGCCTCTTCCAAG GAGACGTTAGAAAGAAGGATGATGTCGGAAGGGCTTTCCACGGCGTAGACTGTGTTTTCCACCTTGCTTCTTATGGCATGTCAGGGAAGGAAATGGTGCAGGCTGGGAGAGCGGATGAGGTCAATATAAACGGGACCTGCAATGTACTGGATGCTTGCCATGAGCATGGCGTCAGGAGGCTTGTGTATGTAAGCACATACAATGTGGTGTTTGGAGGAGAGCCAATTGTAAATGGAAACGAGGCATTGCCTTATTTTCCCATTGAAGACCATGTTGATGCTTATGGTCGCAGCAAATCAGTTGCTGAACAATTGGTCCTGAGGAGTAATGGGCGGCCATCTAA GGGTAATAAAAGTACCTGTCTTTATACATGTGCCATTCGCCCCGCTGCCATCTACGGGCCAGGCGAAGAGCGACATCTTCCAAGGATCCTGTCCCTTGCAAAGTTGGGATTAGCATTCTTCAAGATTGGGGGCTCAGATGTGAAAACAGATTGGGTCTATATAGAtaatcttgttcttgctctgATATTGGCAAGCATGGGACTTTTAGATGACATTCCTGACAGAAAGGGTACTCCTGTAGCAGCTGGTCAGGCGTATTTCATCTGCGATG GATCACCTGTCAATACTTTTGAATTTATCATCAACCCTCTGTTCCAGAGTTTGGATTATACAGTTCCTCAAGTTACGTTGGATACCTCAGTCGCCCTTGCCATTTCAAGGATATGTTTATTCATGTCTACACTATTCTATCCATGGCTAGATAGTAAATGGATCCCTCCGCCTCTTATTCTTCCTGCTGAAGTATATAAG GTGGGTGTCACACACTACTTTTCATTCTTGAAAGCTAGAGAGGAACTCGGCTATGTATGTATGGTGAGCCCTCGGGAAGGCTTGGCTGCAACTATCTCCTATTGGCAGGAGCGGAAGAGAAGAGAACTAGATGGCCCGACCATATTTACTTGGTTGGCTGTAACGCTTGGGATGTTGGCTGTGTTTTCTGCTGCTTGTCTTCCACCAGTCGGCCTGTTGAAGTGGATCCTTGACAtccatttgtttgtttttcgCTCGATGTTGGTGATTCGGCTAGTCTTTGCGGGAGCTGTTGCATTGCATTTTGGTGAAGCCGTGTATGCCTGGTTTTTGGCGAAGAAGGTTGATCCAAGGAATGCTACAGGGTGGTTTTGGCAAACCTTTGCTCTAGGGATCTTCTCCCTCCGGTATTTGCTCAAGAGAGCGAGAGGGTAG
- the LOC133921377 gene encoding uncharacterized protein LOC133921377 has translation MATILENIQKARFLPTRRLEDELPTCQGGVSRRGGGKESHLMGLRKRLSSFSGKIQPISSASAEWAFRRSKSAPLLGAAFGAGGSLRGWWEWGVGWLMSKKPSFAGDLEMNEEEATALGRQSRGSWGHILYKVRSSVRRLVMSTHSLPTTQKQYLPSAVQKVQCKPAAFAYTQSFHHTGRAMAH, from the coding sequence ATGGCCACCATCCTGGAGAACATCCAGAAGGCGAGGTTCCTGCCCACCAGGcggctcgaggacgagctgccCACCTGCCAGGGCGGCGTTAGCCGCCGCGGCGGGGGCAAGGAGAGCCACCTCATGGGCCTGAGGAAGAGGCTGTCCTCCTTCTCCGGCAAGATCCAGCCCATCTCCTCCGCGTCGGCCGAGTGGGCGTTCCGGCGGTCCAAGTCGGCGCCGTTGCTCGGCGCTGCgttcggcgccggcggctccCTGAGGGGGTGGTGGGAGTGGGGAGTCGGCTGGCTCATGTCCAAGAAGCCCAGCTTCGCCGGCGACCTCGAGATGAACGAGGAGGAGGCCACTGCGCTCGGTCGCCAGAGCAGGGGCAGCTGGGGCCACATCCTCTACAAGGTGCGCTCCAGCGTCCGGCGGCTCGTCATGTCGACGCACTCGCTGCCTACCACGCAGAAGCAGTACCTGCCGTCAGCGGTGCAGAAGGTCCAGTGCAAGCCGGCGGCGTTCGCCTACACGCAAAGCTTTCACCATACTGGCCGCGCCATGGCGCACTAA